The Deinococcus seoulensis DNA segment GATCAACCAGCCGTTCGACGGCCTGCTGATCGGCCTGAACCAGAACCGCTTCGATCTCGTGATCTCCTCGCACGGCATCACGCCCGAGCGCGCCAAGGCCGTGGATTTCAGCCTCCCGCACTACTGCAGCGGCGGCCTGATCGTCAGCCGTCCCGGCGGCCCGAAAACGGCGGCGGACCTGAAAGGCAAGACGGTCGCCACGCAGGTCGGCACCACCTACGTCGATCAGATCAAGAAGGTCACGGGCGAGAAGAACCTGCGCGTGTACCCCAACAACGCCAACGCCCTGCAGGCCCTGATGAGCGGCCGCGTGGACGCCATGGTGAACGAGAAATTCTACGGCCTGGAAGCCCTGAAACTGAACGGCAAGAAGTTGCAGCAGGGCGAGATGATGTTCCAGGAGAAACTGGCCATGGCGGTTGCCAAGGGCAACAGCACCCTGCTGAGCGCCGTGAACCAGAACCTGAAGACCGTGCAGGCGAACGGCACGTACGCGAAGATCTCGAAGTCGTACTTCGGACAGGACGTGCGCTGCAAGTAAGCGGCTGACCTGCCCTGCCGGTCCCGGCCCCCTTCCCGCGTGGGAGGGGGCTTTTTCCGGTCGCTTCCGGGCCGGGCCATGTGCAACTGGCTGGTCGTTTCTGGTGGGTTCTGGCTCTTTTCGCCAGCCAGTTCAGCCCTTACCATCAGGGTGAAGAACCGCACCGGCCCTCCCCGTGGGCCGTTCACTGACCCGGACCGTGGCCCGCGCGCCGCGAAGGAGCACCATGACCAGTACCCTCGAACAGACCCGCCGGACCCCCGCCCCCGGCACCGCCGCCGACCTGCTGCGCCGCGAGGACGCCCTCGGCGCGCACAACTACAAGCCGCTGAACGTCGTCATTCACCGCGCCCAGGGGTCCTGGGTGTGGGACACCGACGGCCGCCGCTACCTGGACTGCCTCTCGGCGTACAGCGCCGTGAACCAGGGGCACTGCCACCCGCGCATCATCGGCGCGCTGACCGAGCAGGCGCAGCAGGTCACGCTGACCTCCCGCGCGTTCCGCAACGACCGCCTCGCCGCGTTCTACGAGACCGTCACGCGCCTCCTGAACTTCGAGGCCGTGATTCCCATGAACACCGGCGCCGAGGCCGTGGAGACCGCCATCAAACTGGCGCGCAAGTGGGCGTACGAGGTCAAGGGCGTGGCGCACCACCAGGCCGAGATCATCGTCATGGACGGCAACTTCCACGGGCGCACCACCACCCTGGTCAGCTTCAGCAGCGAGGGGCAGTACAGGGACGCCTTCGGGCCGCTGACGCCCGGCTTCGTGCGCGTCCCGTACGGTGACGCGGCGGCCATCGAGGCGGCCATCACGCCGAACACGGCGGCCGTGCTGTACGAACCCATTCAGGGCGAGGCGGGCGTGATCGTGCCCCCCGAGGGTTTCCTGACCGCGCTGCGCGGCGTGTGCGACCGTCACGGCGTCCTGATGATCGCCGACGAGATCCAGACCGGCCTGGGCCGCACCGGTCAGTGGCTGGCCGGGGATCACGAGCCCGCGCGCCCCGACGTGGTCATTCTCGGCAAGGCGCTGGGCGGCGGCGTGTACCCGGTCAGCGCCGTGCTGGCCAGCCGCGCCGTGATGGACCTGTTCCAGCCCGGCGATCACGGCAGCACCTTTGGCGGCAACCCCCTGGCGGCCGCCGTGGCGCAGGCCAGCCTGGAAGTGCTGGAAGACGAGAATCTGCCCGCCCGCGCCGCCGAACTCGGCGAGTACCTGCGCGGGCGCCTGCGCGCCATGAACAGCCCCCTGGTCAGGGAAGTGCGTGGGCGCGGCCTGCTGATCGGCGTGGAACTGCACGTCCCGGCCCGCCCGTACTGCGAGGCGCTGCGCGACCTGGGCGTGCTGTGCAAGGAAACTCACGAGACCACCATGCGCCTCGCGCCGCCGCTGGTCACCACCCGCGAGGACCTCGACTGGGCGCTGGAACGCATCGAACAGGTGCTGCGAGGCTGACCCCCTCCGGCCCGGCGGCGGCCCCCTCCTTCACGGTGCGGGGCCGCCGCCCGTTGGGTGCGCTGTCCAGCTGCCCAGACCCCCCCGCTGTTCGCAGCGGGACTCGCCTGCTACAGTCCGGGGCAGTTTGCAGTGTGTTGCCGGGCGTTCCCGCCGTGGGTGGGGGCGACCCGGCTCTGAGGGGCGTGCGTATGTTCGATATTCGTCGGTTCGATGGCGTGATTTACGGAGCGGATTACAACCCGGAGCAGTGGCCGCGTGAGGTGTGGGCCGAGGACGTCCGCCTGATGAACGAGGCGGGCGTGAATCTGGTGTCGCTGGGCATCTTCTCGTGGGCGCTGCTGGAGCGCGCCGAGGGGGAATTCCACTTCGAGTGGCTGGACGAGGTGATGGACCTGCTGCACGCGGGCGGCGTGGACGTGAATCTGGCGACGGCGACAGCCTCGCCGCCCCCGTGGTTCTCACTGAAGTACCCGGATTCCCGTCCGGTGACGGTGGACGGCGTGCGGCTGGAGGTCGGCGGGCGGCAGCTGTACTGCCCGAGCCACCCGGCGCTGCGTGAAGGCGTGGCCCGCCTGACCCGCGCCGTCGCCACCCGGTACGCGGACCACCCGGCGCTGAAACTGTGGCACATCAACAACGAGTACGGCTGCCACATCGACCAGTGTTACTGCGAGCACTGCGCCCGCCGCTTCCGCGCGTGGCTGGAAGCCCGCTACGCCACCATCGACGCGCTGAACGACGCCTGGGGCACCGCCTTCTGGAGTCAGCGGTACACCGACTGGGCCGAGATCCAACCGCCGCGCCGCGCGCCCACCTACGCCAATCCCACCCAGCAGCTCGACTGGCGGCGCTTTAGCAGCGACAACATCCTGGAACTGCACACCCTGGAACGCGGCATCCTGACCGAAATCACGCCGGACGTGCCCGCCACCACGAACTTCCTGGGGTTCCTGCCGGGCCTGGATTACTTCCGCTGGGCGCAGGAGGAGGACGTGGTGTCCCTGGACGCCTACCCGGACCCCGGCCAGCCGGACTCTCACCTGGAGGCCGGAATGGTGTTCGACCTGACCCGGTCACTGGGCGGCGGGAACCGCTGGATCCTGATGGAGCAGGCGACGAGCGCCGTGAACTGGCGGACGCGCAACGCGCCCAAGGCGCCGGGGCAGATGCGGATGCTCAACCACCTCGCGCTGGCGAAGGGAGCCAGCGGGATCATGTTCTTCCAGTGGCGGGCCTCGAAAGCCGGCGCGGAGAAATTCCACAGCGGCCTCGTGCAGCACGTCGGCCCGGAGCGCTCGCGGGTGTGGCGTGAAGTCACGGCGTTCGGCGCGGAACTCAAGACCCTGACGCCCCTGCTGGACGCCCGCGTGCCCGCGCGGGTCGCCGTGATGTTCGACTGGCACAACTGGTGGGCGCTGAACATCGACAGCAAACCCGGTGTGATTCCGCTGCTGCCGCTGCTGGGCCGCTGGTACGCCGCGCTGCGCTCGCTCGGGCAGAACGTGGACTTCGTCGCGCCCGGCGGCGACCTCGGCGCGTACGACGTGGTCGTCCTCCCGAACCTGTACCTGATGGACGACACGACCGGCGCGAAGTTGCGCGCCTTCACGGAGCGCGGCGGGCACCTGATCGCCGGGTACTTCACGGGCGTCGTGGACGGCCAGGAACACATTCACCTGGGCGGCTATGGCGGGCCGCTGCGGGACGTGCTGGGCCTGTGGGTCGAGGAGTGGGACGTGCTGCTGCCCGGCCAGACGAACACCGTCACCCTGAACGGCGCCCAGGTCACCGTCACCGACTGGTGCGACGTGCTGCACCTGGACGGCGCCGAGGCCGTCGCCACCTACGACGGACGCTATTACGCCGGTCAGGCCGCCGTGACCCGCCACGCCACCGGGCAGGGACAGGCGTGGTACGTGGGCACCGAACTGCCCCCGGTCGCCCTGCGGGACGTGCTGCGCGGCGTGCTGGAAGGCGCGGGCGTGCCCCACACCCTGCTGCCCGCCCACGCCGACCTGAGCGTCTCGGCCCTCCCGGACGGCACGCAACTGCTGCACGTCCTGAACGCCCACCCGCACGACACCCTGACCCTGACCGTCCCAGCCGGAGGCACCCTCTTCCCGGACGGCGGCGACGCCGGCACCCGGATCGAACTGCCGCCCCACGGCGTCACGCTGATCCACTACCCGCACGCCGTGCAGATCAGTGACGTGCAGGCCAGCGGAAGCTAGACCCGCCCCACCCACGACGATGGGCGTCCCCGCGCAGGTGGGGACGCCCATCAGCCATCAGCCATCAGCCATCAGCCATCAGCCATCAGCCATCAGCCATCAGCCATCAGCCATCAACCATCAACCGTCCGTGCGGAACGGCAGGTACTTCGGTTGCCAGAACTTACGCTCCACGAGGGCGAGCAGGTCGGCGTCGCCGAGGTCGCGGATGCTGAATTCGGTGGCGACGCCGTCTGCGAGGGCCTGCCGGATGACGGCCACGGCGACCTGCACGCTGGCCGCGCCGAGTTCGGACACGGGCGGGTAGGTGCGTTCGGGCCAGTGCGCGGCCGTGTAGTCGGCCAGGGCGTAGGCGGCGGCGGTGACCATCTCGTCGGTGATCTCGCGCACGCGGGCCAGGACCGCGCCGAAGCCCAGGCCAGGGAAGATGAAGGCGTTGTTGCCCTGCCCGATCTCGTGCGTGACGCCCGCGTGCTGCACGGGGTCGAAGGGACTGCCGGTGGCGACGATGGCCTGCCCGTCCGTCCAGGCCAGGATGTCCTGGGGCAGCGCCTCCGTGTTCGCGGTGGGGTTGCTCAGCGGGAACACCAGCGGGCGGGGCGTGTTGGCGTGCGCGGCCCGCACGACGGCCTCGCTGAAGATGCCCGCCTGTCCGCTCAGGCCCAGCAGCACGGTGGCCTTCCCCTCGCGGATCACGCTTTCCAGGTCCAGTCCGGCCCAGCCGCCTGTGAGGGCGCGGGGCGTGGCGAGACTCTTCTTGTAGTCCTCCATGGGCCGGTCGTCGGTCAGCAGGCCGCGTGAATCGAGCACGAACACCCGCGCGGCGATCTGTTCATCGCTCAGGCCCTCGCGGCGCATGCCCTCGCGGATGGCGGCAGCCACGCCCGCGCCGCCCGCACCGGCCCCGTGCACGACCACGACCTGATCCTTCAGCGCCTCGCCCTTGAGTCGGCAGGCGTTCAGGACGCCCGCCAGCACGACCGCGCCCGTGCCCTGAATATCGTCGTTGAAGCTCGGCACGACCCGCCGGTAACGGTGCAGGATGGTGAAGGCGGCGTCCTTCGAGAAGTCCTCCCACTGGATGATCGCCTTCGGGTAGCGTTCCAGGGTGGCCTCCACGAAGCGGTCGATGAAGCTCAGGTACTCGCCCCCGGTCAGGCGGTCGTGTTTCACGCCCAGGTACGCGGGGTCCTCACGCAGGTCGGCGCGTCCCGTCCCCACGTCCAGTTCCACTGGCAGGGTCTTGTCCGGCCCGACGCCGCCCGCCACGGTGTACAGCGACAGCTTCCCGATGCTGATCGCCATGCCCCCGAACCCCTGATCTCCGATGCCCAGAATCGCGCTGGAGTCGGTCGCCACGATGATCCGCACGTCGTTCAGCGGCACGTTCGCCAGCGCCTGCGCGGCCCGGTCGATGTTGCGGGTGCTGAGTGTCAGGCCGCGCGGGTAACGGTAGATCTGACTGAACCGCTGCACGGCCAGCCCCACGGTCGGCGTGTACACGACGGGCAGCATCTCCTCGACATGCGCGGACAGCAGCGCGTAGAACAGCACCTCGTTGCGGTCCTGCAGGTTACGCAGGAACACGTGCCGGTCCAGCGGGTCCGCGATCAGGCGGTACTCGGCGTACTGGCGGTCCACCAGTGCCTCCAGCGAATCCACCTGCGGCGCGAGCAGCCCGTCGAGGCCCAGCGCCACGCGCTCCTCCTCGGTGAACGCCGTGCCCTTGTTCAGCAGCGGGTAACGCAGCAGCGGAAAGCCGCGCACCAGCGGGTGCAGGCGGCGGTGGCCGTCCTCGCCGCGTCTCACGTCGTAATGGTCGGTCAGGGGCAGGGTGCGTCGGCTCATCGGGTTCCTCCGGGAAGGACGGTCAGCGGGTGGCGGTTCATGTCCTTGAACAGCAGGTACTTACTCCACACTTTCCCCAGCGCGCCGTACCACTGCGGGCAGTGCGCGCCCATCCAGATCACGTCGCCCGCCACGACTGGGTAGTACACCTCCTGGAGCTTGTACAGGCCCTCGCCTTCCAGCATCAGCAACCCGTGCTCCATGTAATGAATCTCGGGGTACGGCAGGGTCGCGCCCGGCGCGAAACTCATGGTGCTCATCATGAAGTCGAAGCGCGGGTCGTCCGGCAGCAACTTGCGGGCGATCAGCCCCTCGTCGCCCTCGAACGGCGTACCCGGATTCTCCCGCTCGTTCCCCCAGCAGACCGGGGGGGCGTCCACACCCGGCGCGGCCTCGTACGGCTTCTCGAACACCGCCAGCCGCGTGGCCTCGCGTGCCGTCAGCGTGTGCATCACGCCCGCCGGGAAGAACACGTGATCGGATTCGCGCAGCGTGCGCGCCTCGCCGCCCTCTACCTGCACGTCCACCTCGCCGCTCAGCACGAACACGAAGCGCTGATACCCGTGTGCGGACTCGCGCGCCTGCGCGTGGGGGGGCATCTCGGCCGTGAACTGCACGAACCGCGCCCCCAGGCCCATCACGGGCGCGATGTGCAGCACGACCGCGCTGCCCGGCCACTCGGCCAGACCCGTGCGGACGAAGGTTTCGGGCGTGATCACCGCGTGCGCCTCACGCAACGCGGAACGGGTGGAACCAAGGTGTTTCATGCCTCTCCTGTGGGATGAATGCCGGGCGTCAGCAGCTGCCCGCGCACGGTGTCGCTGAACTGCGCGCCGGTGGGTGTCTGCGTGAAGACCGGCTGGCCGCGCAGGTACGTGGCCTGCACGCGGCCCTGGAAGGTCTCGCCACGGTAGGGGTTGCCCTGGTGGCGGTCGAACAGTTCGGTGAGCTGGAAGGTCTCGTTCAGGTCGACCAGGGCGAAGTCGGCGTCCATGCCGACCTCCAGTACGCCCTTGCCGCCCAGACGGAAGCGCCGCGCGGGATTCAGGGCGCTGACGGCCGCGATCAGTTCCAGCGGCAGGTCCCGCGCCCGGTAGCCGCCGTCCAGCAGGACGTTCAGGGTGGACTGCGCGCCGCTGATGCCGCCCCAGATGGCGAAGAAGTCGTCCCCGGTTTTCAGGTCGTGTGGGGCGGGCGAGTGGTCACTGCCGACCGTGTCGATCTGCCCGGCCTTCAGCGCCGCCCAGAGGGCCTCGCGGGTGCTGGCGTCCCGGATGGGCGGCGCGCACTTGAGCAGCGCGCCCAGGCGTTCGACGTCCTCGCCGGTCCAGTGCAGGTAGTGGGGGCAGGTCTCGGCGGTGACGTCCAAGCCGCGCGCGCGGGCCTCGGCGGCCAGGGTCACGCCGCGCGCGGTGCTGAGGTGCACGAGGTGCAGGGCCGCGCCGGTCTCCTCGGCGAACAGGATCGCGCGGCCCACCGCCTCGGCCTCCGTGACGGGCGGGCGGGACTCCAGGTAGTCGCGCACGCCCAGCCGCCCGTGCGTGCGGGCCACCTGCGAGAGCGTGCGCGTGAACCCGTCGCTCTCGGCGTGAGTGCCCACGACCAGTCCCAGGCGGCGCGCGGCGCGCATCCCGTCGAACAGCGTGGCGTCGTCGGCGGCCGGGAATTCATCCAGGCCGCTGTGACTCATGAACGCCTTGAACCCGATCACGCCGCAGGCGGCGAGGTCGTCCAGTTCGCCCAGGTTCAGTGGGGTCAGGCCGCCCCACAGCCCGAAGTCCAGCCGCGAGTGCGCCTCGCCCGCCGCGCGTTTCGCGTCGAAGGCCGCGCGGTTCAGCAGCGGTGGGCTGGAATTCAGCGGCATGTCCAGCAGGGTGGTCGCGCCGCCCGCCGCCAGCGCCTGCGTGCCGGTGTCGAACCCCTCCCAGTGGGTGCGGCCCGGTTCGTTCAGGTGCACGTGCGCGTCCACCACGCCGGGGAAGACGTGCAGGCCCGTCGCGTCGATCTCGGTGCGGGCGGGCGCGAACACGTCCAGCGCGAGGCTCACGATCTGCCCGTCCTGCACGCCCAGGTCGGCCCGGAGGGGACCGTGCGGCGTGACCAGCGTGCCGCCCCGGATCAGCAGGTCCAGCGCCATCAGCGCCCTCCCTGCGCGGCGAGGTCCTGCACGAACGCCACGCCGACCCGCAGGGCCGCCTCCACGTCAGCGGGTTCGGCCATCTCGTCCGGGTGGTGACTCAGGGCGTTCGGGGAGCGCAGGAACAGCATCGCGGCGGGCATCACGTCCGCCAGGATCATGGCGTCGTGCCCGGCCCCGCTCACGAGGTCCGGGGCGCGCTGGCCCACCTGCGCGGCGGCGCGGCGCAGGCCGTCGCGGAAGGCAGGGGCCATCGGGACGGCGGGCTGCGCCATCTTGTGCGTGACGGTCAGGGTCACGCCGCGCTCCTGCGCGAATCCCTGCGCCGCTTCCAGCAGCGTGTTCAGCGCCCCGGCACGCACCGGGTCGTGCTCGTGGCGGATATCCAGCGTGCAGTGCGCCTCGCCGGGAATCACGTTGATCGCGCCGGGCCGGGCGGTCATCACGCCGACCGTGGCGACCAGACCGGGCACTGAGCGCGCGAGGTCCTCGGCGGCCACCGCGAAGCGCGCCGCGGCGGCCAGCGCGTCCCGGCGGTGAGCCATGGGCGTGGTCCCGGCGTGCGAGGCCTGCCCCACGAAGTCCAGCAGCAGCCGGTCCTGCCCGGCAACAGCGCTCACGACGCCCACGCTGGCGCCCGCCGCCTGAAGCACCGGCCCCTGCTCGATGTGGAATTCCAGGAAACCCACGCTGGGGCCGCTCACCCGCGCGCCGGGCAGCTCGGCCGGGTCCAGGCCGTACCCTTCCAGCGCGCCGCGCACGCTCACGCCGCGCGCGTCCTCCAGGGTCAGCAGCGGGTCCAGCGTGCCGGTCAGGGCGCGGCTCCCGATGAACGGCACGCCGAAACGCACGCCTTCCTCCTCGCTGAACGCCAGCAGTTCCAGCGCGAACGGCAGCGGCGTGTCCCGCAGCGCCCCTGCGACCGCGAAGGCCAGCGTGACGCCCAGCACGCCGTCGAACGCCCCGGCGTCAGGCACGGTGTCCACGTGTGAGCCCAGGTAAAGCGTCGGCGCGTCCGGTGACGGTCCCTCGCGGCGCGCGCGGAGGTTCCCGGCGGCGTCCACGCGCACGCTCAGGCCCAGTTCGGCAGCCCAGGCGCTCAGGTACGCGGTCACGTCGCGCGTGGGCGGGCTCAGAAACGTGCGGGTGATCTCGCCCGGCACCTCGGTCAGGCGCGCGAGATCCAGGCAGGCGGCGCGGGCGCGAGCGGCCAGCCCAGCGATAGGGTCGATTTCAGTCATGCGGCATCCTTTCAGGTGGGTCGGTGAGGTTCAACCGCGCCGCCTCGGCCGGGAAGTACGCGGGCGGCGCGGGGTTCAGGACGAGGTGGTCGAGCAACTGCGCCTCGGGCGCGTCGTCCGGGCAGAGGCGGCGGCGCAGCGCGCGGTAGGTGTCGGGCGTGAGGGCATCGCCCCCGCCGAGGGGCGCGCGGACCGTCACCCACTGCCACAGCAGCGCGCGCGCCAGTTCCGCCGTGGCGGTGTCCTCGATGCGCCCGCCGCGCGTCACGACGCCCTGTCCGGCCAGCCACGCGCGGAACACGTCCAGCGCGAGGCCCGCCGTGTCCAGCACCTCGGCCCCCTCAAGCGGGCCGGGGTGGGGCAGGTCCAGCAGTCGCCCGCGCGTGACCGGAACCACATCTGAAGCGGCAGGCGGGGCTCGCAGGCCCTCGCGCACGGCGTCCAGCAACTCGGGCAGGCCCGCCCAGGCCCCCTGGAAGCCCTGCGCGGCCTCGCGGGCCTTGTCGGCGCGCACGGCGTCCAGCGCGGGCTGCGGGTCGCGGGGGTCCGGCGCGACGGCCGCCGTGCCGCCCACCGCCTGCGCCCCGCGTGCCCGGCACACGTCCACCAGCGCCTGCGCGTAGGCCTGCATGGCGTCCAGGTCCATGCCCAGCCCTGCGCGCGGCGGGACCGGGCGGCCCAGGTCCGCGCCCACCGTCTTCACGAGGCTGAACACGTAATCCCAGCGCCCGGCGTTCAGCCCGAACGCCCAGTCGCGCAGCGTGAACAGCAGCGCGTCGGCGGCCAGCAGGCCAGGGAACGTCTCGACTTGCAGGCAGACGCGCAGCGTGCCGCGCCCCAGGCCCAGATGCGCCTCGGCCAGCGCCAGCGCGTCCGCCCAGACCTGCGCCTGCGCGACCGATTCCAGTTTCGGCAGGTACAGGTGTGGCGTGCGGCCCGCCCCGGCCGTTAGCCCTGCTCCTGCGGTGAGAAGCGCGGCGAGGTCGCACAGCGCCGCGCGGCCCGGCTGCCCGCCGAAAGGTTCGTGCGCCTCCAGCGCGTACAGCGCCCGTGGCCTCGCCAGCAGCGGCACCGCGGCCGCCAGCCACTCCGGCAGCGCCGCGTAGGCCGCCGCCACGTTCGCGCGGGTGGGCGAGAAGGTATCGTCGAAGTCGATCACGACCGCGTCTGCTCCACTGACCAGGGCGGCGCGCAGGGCGTGCAGGTCGCTGGCCTCCACGATCAGTTCCGCGCGGCCCGGCCGCAGGTCGGCGGGGACCGGCGCGGCGCGGTAATCCGGGAGGGGCTCGGGGGCAGCCGGTGTGGTGTGGTCCAGATCGGTGCCGTCCAGCTGGGCGCAGCGGTCGGCCAGGGCCGCGTGCAGCTGCGCGGCCAGTTCGCGGGCGGCGGGGGAGAGGAGGGGCGCGGCGCTCACGTGCGCCCGCCGGTGGGGGGGATCGCCATGCGCCGCAGCATAGGCCGCGCGCCGTGGTCCGGGCGCCACCCGTCCAGCCCGGTCAACCCATCCAGCCCGGTCAACTCTGCCAGCCCACTCACCCTGTCCAGCCCAGCCGCGCCCCGATCCGCGCGGCCGCCGCCTGCGCCGCCGCCAGGAAGCGCGGCACGTCCCCCGGCGTCAGGCGCGAGGTGGGCGCCGAGACGCTCAGGGCCGCCGTGACCTCGCCGCCCACGCCGCGCACCGGGACGGCCACGCAGCGCACACCGAGTTCTCGTTCCTGATCGTCCAGCGCGAACCCCTGCTCTCGCACGCGTTGCAGTGCGGCCAGCACGGCGTCCGGCGTGGTCAGGGTGTGCGGCGTGAACGCCACCAGGGGCGCGGCCTCCAGCGCGGCGCGCACCTCGGCCGGGTCGCGCGGGGCCAGCAGCACCTTGCCCACGCCCGAGGCGTGCAGCGGCGCACTGGCACCCGTCTGCGTGAACATCCGCACCAGTTGCGGCCCCTCCACCTGATGCACGTACGCGGCCTCCAGACCGCTTGCGGCGGGCCGCAGCACGGCGAGGTTGGCACTCTCGCCCAGTTCGGCCACCAGGGCGCGCATCTCGCTGCCCGCCGCGCCGATCAGTGCCTGCGCGGCGTCGAAGGCGGCGCCCACCTGATACGCCCGCAGGCCCACCCGGAACAGCCCGGACGCCTCGTCCCACTCCGCGAAGCCCTGCTGCCGCAGCGTTTCCAGCAGCCGGTAGGCGGTGCTGGGGGACAGTCCGGCGGCGCGCGCCACCTGCGACAGCGTCGCCTCGCGCAGCCCGGCCAGCGCCCACAGCACGCCCAGCCCGCGTTCCAGCGTGCGGACGCTGCCCGGTGCGTCCGTGCCGCGCGCCCGGCCCGCGCGCGCGCGCGGTTCGTCGCTGCTCATACGGACTCCGGTTGAAGGGGCTGCAAAGACCGCCGGGTCCGGGCGGATGCGAGTGGAATCCGGGTCAGGCGAGGGCCTCGTAGCCGGGCAGGGTCAGGAAGTCCATCAGAGGGGACTGCGTGGCGGTCTGCCGGAACAGGCGCGCGGCGTCCGCGAAGTCCGCGCCCAGCTTGCTGCTCTCCTCGTCATACAGCGCGTCAAACAGTTCCGGGGTCAGGGTGCGGCCGTCGTCCAACTTCACGCCTTCGGTGCGCCACTGCCACAGTTGCGCGCGGCTGATCTCGGCGGTGGCGGCGTCCTCCATCAGGTTGTGGATGGGCACGGCGCCCGACCCGCGCAGCCACGCGGCGAGGTACTGGATGCCCACGTTCATGTTCACGCGCACGCCTCCTTCGGTGACCGTGCCCTCCGGGGGGGTCAGCAGGTCGCGGGCGGTGACGGTCAGGTCCATCTGCTTGTCGCTGCCGATCTGGTTGGGTTCGGGCATCAGGCGGTCGAACACCTCGGTCGCCAGGGCCACCATGCCGGGGTGCGCGACCCAGGTGCCGTCGTGCCCGTTCGTCGCCTCGCGTTCCTTGTCGATGCGGACCTGTTCGAAGGCGGCGGCGTTCTTGGCCTCGTCGCCCTTGACCGGGATGAAGGCACTCATGCCGCCGATGGCGGGCGCGCCGCGCCGGTGGCAGGTCCGGATGGCGAGGCGGCTGTACGCCTGCATCATGGGCACGGCCATCGTGACCTTCGCGCGGTCCGGCAGCGTGTGCCCCGGCTGGGCGCGCAGTTTCTTGATG contains these protein-coding regions:
- a CDS encoding malate synthase A, coding for MSAAPLLSPAARELAAQLHAALADRCAQLDGTDLDHTTPAAPEPLPDYRAAPVPADLRPGRAELIVEASDLHALRAALVSGADAVVIDFDDTFSPTRANVAAAYAALPEWLAAAVPLLARPRALYALEAHEPFGGQPGRAALCDLAALLTAGAGLTAGAGRTPHLYLPKLESVAQAQVWADALALAEAHLGLGRGTLRVCLQVETFPGLLAADALLFTLRDWAFGLNAGRWDYVFSLVKTVGADLGRPVPPRAGLGMDLDAMQAYAQALVDVCRARGAQAVGGTAAVAPDPRDPQPALDAVRADKAREAAQGFQGAWAGLPELLDAVREGLRAPPAASDVVPVTRGRLLDLPHPGPLEGAEVLDTAGLALDVFRAWLAGQGVVTRGGRIEDTATAELARALLWQWVTVRAPLGGGDALTPDTYRALRRRLCPDDAPEAQLLDHLVLNPAPPAYFPAEAARLNLTDPPERMPHD
- a CDS encoding IclR family transcriptional regulator; amino-acid sequence: MSSDEPRARAGRARGTDAPGSVRTLERGLGVLWALAGLREATLSQVARAAGLSPSTAYRLLETLRQQGFAEWDEASGLFRVGLRAYQVGAAFDAAQALIGAAGSEMRALVAELGESANLAVLRPAASGLEAAYVHQVEGPQLVRMFTQTGASAPLHASGVGKVLLAPRDPAEVRAALEAAPLVAFTPHTLTTPDAVLAALQRVREQGFALDDQERELGVRCVAVPVRGVGGEVTAALSVSAPTSRLTPGDVPRFLAAAQAAAARIGARLGWTG